A window of Aerococcus urinae contains these coding sequences:
- a CDS encoding polysaccharide biosynthesis C-terminal domain-containing protein, with protein MKVLVTGARGFIGQNLIARLNYMDNIEILAYGSESSLEDLETYTKEADFVFHLAGVNRSKNEEDFKKGNTDLTQTLLDLLVKNYNTVPVLVTSSIQADRDNAYGISKRRAEDYVFSYGESTEARVYVYRLSNVFGKWSRPNYNTVIATFCHNIARNLPIQVNDPNTVLDLIYIDDLVDEFIGAMQGKGHSDGKYYKVPISYPRTLGEIVELLKSFRDYRNTRILPNLDDDFTSKLYATYLNFLPEDDFSYPLIMHEDPRGSFTEFLKSPYAGQVSINVSKPGITRGDHWHDTKNEKFLVVSGTGIVKFRKLNDDKIIEYPVSGEKLEVVDIPTGYAHSIVNTGETDLVTVMWVNEMYDPDNPDTHPLEVE; from the coding sequence ATGAAGGTATTAGTGACAGGTGCTAGGGGCTTTATCGGACAGAATCTCATTGCTCGATTAAACTATATGGATAATATTGAAATCCTAGCATACGGTTCTGAATCATCTTTAGAAGATTTGGAGACTTATACTAAAGAGGCTGACTTTGTTTTTCATTTAGCCGGAGTTAATCGCTCAAAAAATGAAGAGGACTTTAAGAAAGGTAATACCGATCTCACCCAGACTTTACTTGACTTACTGGTTAAAAATTACAATACAGTACCTGTTTTAGTGACAAGCTCTATCCAGGCTGATAGAGATAATGCCTATGGTATTAGTAAAAGGCGAGCAGAGGACTATGTGTTTTCATATGGAGAAAGTACTGAGGCTAGGGTTTATGTTTATCGCCTTTCAAATGTTTTTGGGAAATGGTCACGACCAAACTATAATACCGTAATTGCTACTTTTTGCCATAATATTGCTAGAAATTTACCTATTCAAGTCAATGATCCCAATACAGTTCTTGACCTTATTTATATCGATGACCTAGTTGATGAGTTCATAGGTGCTATGCAAGGAAAGGGTCATAGCGATGGTAAGTATTATAAAGTGCCTATTTCCTATCCTAGAACACTGGGTGAAATTGTGGAATTATTGAAAAGCTTTAGAGACTATCGTAATACTCGGATACTACCTAATCTTGATGATGATTTTACTAGTAAATTGTATGCTACTTATTTGAATTTCTTGCCTGAAGATGATTTTTCTTATCCCTTAATTATGCATGAAGATCCCCGTGGTTCTTTTACGGAGTTTTTAAAGTCACCTTATGCTGGGCAAGTCTCTATTAATGTTTCTAAGCCTGGAATTACCAGAGGAGACCATTGGCACGATACTAAAAATGAGAAATTTCTTGTGGTTTCAGGAACAGGGATTGTAAAATTTAGAAAACTAAACGACGATAAAATTATTGAATATCCTGTGTCAGGAGAAAAGTTAGAAGTTGTTGATATCCCCACAGGATATGCTCATTCGATTGTTAATACTGGTGAGACTGATCTCGTTACTGTAATGTGGGTTAATGAAATGTATGATCCGGATAATCCAGATACTCATCCATTGGAGGTTGAATAA
- the wecB gene encoding non-hydrolyzing UDP-N-acetylglucosamine 2-epimerase, which produces MEKLKVMTVVGTRPEIIRLSAVIQQLEDSEAINHILVHTGQNYDYELNEVFFEDFGLRRPDYFLNAAGDSPMATVGQILANIDPILADEDPDAFLVLGDTNSCLCAIAAKRHHIPIFHMEAGNRCFDQRVPEETNRKIVDHISDINLTYSDIAREYLLAEGLPADQVIKTGSPMFEVLNNKLDEIKKADSYQKLNLEKGKYFVVSAHRDENISSERNFLNLVDSLNAVADHYQLPVIVSTHPRTRKMIEEKDVQFNELIHLMKPMGFIDYNNLQLNAKAVLSDSGTISEESSILGFRALNLREAHERPEAMEEAAVMMVGLNKERILQGLTILETQEPGTLRQVADYSMPNVSDKVLRIIVSYTDYVNRVVWSK; this is translated from the coding sequence ATGGAAAAATTAAAAGTGATGACTGTAGTAGGTACACGACCAGAAATTATTCGTCTGTCTGCAGTTATTCAACAATTAGAAGATTCAGAAGCAATTAATCATATTCTCGTTCACACAGGCCAAAATTATGACTATGAATTGAATGAAGTTTTCTTTGAAGACTTTGGTTTGAGAAGACCTGATTACTTCTTAAATGCTGCAGGAGATTCCCCAATGGCAACAGTAGGTCAAATCCTTGCTAACATTGATCCGATTTTAGCTGATGAAGACCCAGATGCTTTTCTTGTTTTAGGCGATACTAACTCTTGTTTGTGTGCTATTGCTGCTAAACGTCACCATATTCCTATTTTCCATATGGAAGCAGGTAACCGGTGCTTCGATCAACGAGTTCCCGAGGAAACGAACCGTAAGATCGTCGACCATATTTCTGATATTAATTTGACCTATTCAGATATTGCTAGAGAATATCTATTAGCAGAAGGACTACCAGCTGATCAGGTTATTAAGACAGGAAGTCCGATGTTTGAAGTTCTCAACAACAAGCTGGATGAAATAAAAAAAGCTGATAGTTATCAAAAACTAAACTTGGAAAAGGGTAAATACTTTGTTGTTTCGGCCCACCGTGATGAAAATATTTCATCAGAAAGAAATTTCTTAAATTTAGTTGATTCGCTTAATGCAGTGGCTGACCACTATCAATTACCGGTCATCGTTTCGACCCATCCAAGAACTCGAAAAATGATTGAAGAAAAGGATGTTCAGTTTAATGAGCTAATTCATCTCATGAAGCCAATGGGCTTTATTGACTATAATAACCTGCAATTAAATGCTAAAGCAGTTCTTAGCGACAGCGGAACAATTTCTGAAGAGTCTTCCATCTTAGGTTTTAGAGCCCTCAATTTACGTGAAGCACATGAGAGACCAGAAGCAATGGAAGAAGCTGCTGTGATGATGGTTGGCTTAAATAAGGAACGTATTCTACAAGGGCTGACTATCTTAGAAACACAAGAGCCAGGCACCCTAAGACAGGTTGCTGATTATTCAATGCCTAATGTCTCAGATAAGGTGTTGAGAATCATTGTCTCTTATACAGATTATGTGAATCGTGTGGTGTGGAGTAAGTAA
- a CDS encoding glycosyltransferase, which produces MKVLQINSVIDFGSTGRICRDLYDFLEANGHECVIAYGRGKSTPGYKTIKIGSKIDQAFHGVYSRLFDRHGFASRQATGQLIKEIEKFDPDIIHLHNIHGYYLNVEILFNYLSTKDTPIIWLLHDQWSISGHSAYFELTNNGEIPSELLNREDLKEYPKSIFVSNFEKNLKDKEKLFTSVQNMTIVTPSNWLGSIVKKSFLNKYPIVTIYNGVDIDVFTVDSKNNDYIRKQWNAEKKTVILGVAAIWDSRKGLKDFIKLNQMLSSADYQIVLVGIDEKTKNKLPKEIITIERTNSVEELKDIYNASDIFVNPTYFDNFPTVNIEALACGTPVITYDTGGSGESINGNTGTIVDQGNFDMLLNAIEKWGGKVPAVKKSCRRRVLEKFNKQKNYKQYLNLYNERLNLKGKVNC; this is translated from the coding sequence ATGAAAGTTTTACAGATAAATTCAGTAATCGATTTTGGGTCTACTGGGCGTATTTGCAGAGACTTGTATGACTTTCTTGAAGCAAATGGTCACGAATGTGTCATTGCTTATGGAAGAGGAAAGTCTACTCCTGGCTATAAGACGATTAAAATCGGATCAAAGATAGATCAGGCGTTCCATGGTGTATATTCTCGACTATTTGATCGTCATGGATTTGCCTCAAGACAAGCGACTGGACAGTTAATTAAAGAAATTGAAAAATTTGATCCAGATATTATTCATCTCCACAATATACATGGCTATTATTTAAATGTTGAAATTTTATTCAATTATTTATCTACAAAAGATACGCCTATTATTTGGTTATTGCATGATCAGTGGTCAATTTCTGGCCATAGTGCCTATTTTGAATTGACAAATAATGGGGAAATACCAAGTGAATTATTAAATAGAGAAGATTTGAAAGAGTATCCTAAATCTATATTCGTATCAAACTTCGAAAAAAATTTAAAAGATAAAGAAAAACTGTTTACTTCAGTTCAAAATATGACTATAGTGACACCTTCTAATTGGTTAGGAAGTATAGTAAAAAAATCATTTTTAAATAAATATCCAATCGTGACTATCTATAACGGCGTTGATATCGATGTTTTCACAGTAGATTCTAAAAATAATGATTATATAAGAAAGCAATGGAATGCAGAAAAGAAAACTGTGATTTTGGGTGTTGCAGCTATTTGGGATTCTAGGAAAGGTTTAAAAGATTTTATAAAACTAAATCAAATGTTATCTTCTGCCGACTATCAAATCGTATTAGTAGGAATTGATGAAAAAACAAAAAATAAATTACCAAAAGAAATTATAACTATTGAAAGAACGAATTCTGTTGAAGAATTAAAGGATATTTATAATGCAAGCGATATTTTTGTTAATCCAACATATTTTGATAATTTTCCTACTGTAAACATAGAAGCCTTGGCTTGTGGAACTCCAGTAATAACTTATGATACTGGAGGAAGCGGTGAAAGTATAAATGGAAATACCGGAACTATTGTCGACCAAGGAAATTTTGATATGTTATTAAATGCTATTGAAAAGTGGGGAGGTAAAGTTCCAGCCGTTAAAAAAAGCTGTCGTAGAAGAGTACTAGAGAAGTTCAATAAACAGAAGAATTACAAACAATATTTAAATTTATATAACGAACGTTTAAATCTAAAAGGAAAAGTTAATTGTTGA
- a CDS encoding NAD-dependent epimerase/dehydratase family protein: MKKILVTGKHSYIGNQFEKWLAQWSEDYEVVKESLRDGTWRQSDWSNYDAILHVAGIAHNSSDPKLEDLYYEVNRDLTIEAAKKAKAEGVGHFVFMSSIIVFGSKVSKITRDTPTNSDNFYGDSKLQAEAGLRDLEDDQFKVAIVRPPMVYGPGSKGNFPKLVKLAKITPIFPDYENKRSMIYVDNLMAELQAIVDKELSGYFHPQNREYTCTSQMVYQIANYTNNRILKPRFFTPLINKFLNLNIINKVFGNLYYDEMTNNRTRNVNLETSIKLSLRDKG, from the coding sequence ATGAAGAAAATCCTAGTTACGGGAAAACATTCTTATATCGGTAACCAATTTGAAAAATGGTTGGCACAGTGGTCGGAAGACTATGAAGTAGTTAAAGAGAGTCTCAGAGACGGCACCTGGCGACAAAGTGACTGGTCGAACTATGATGCCATCCTGCATGTGGCAGGTATCGCTCATAATTCCTCGGATCCTAAATTGGAAGACTTATATTATGAAGTTAATCGGGACCTAACCATTGAAGCAGCCAAGAAAGCAAAAGCAGAGGGCGTCGGTCATTTTGTCTTTATGAGTTCTATCATCGTTTTTGGTTCTAAGGTAAGTAAGATTACCCGAGATACGCCAACCAATTCTGATAATTTCTATGGGGATAGTAAATTACAAGCAGAAGCAGGTTTACGAGATTTAGAAGACGATCAGTTTAAAGTCGCCATTGTTCGACCCCCCATGGTTTATGGACCAGGCTCGAAGGGGAATTTTCCAAAGCTTGTCAAGCTAGCAAAAATAACGCCTATTTTCCCTGATTATGAGAATAAAAGAAGTATGATTTACGTTGATAATTTGATGGCAGAATTACAGGCTATTGTGGATAAAGAATTATCAGGATATTTTCATCCGCAGAATAGGGAGTATACTTGCACTAGTCAAATGGTTTATCAAATTGCTAATTACACAAATAATCGAATACTAAAACCGCGTTTTTTTACACCTTTAATAAATAAATTTTTAAACCTAAACATAATAAATAAAGTATTTGGCAATCTTTATTATGATGAAATGACGAATAATCGCACTCGAAATGTAAATTTAGAGACATCGATCAAATTATCGTTAAGGGACAAGGGGTAA
- a CDS encoding sugar transferase, whose protein sequence is MYIKVKRLIDFILALIALIILSPLFLLIALWIKLDSKGPVFFKQKRIGKNRDFFYIYKFRSMLSETPADMPTHLLKDPAAFITKSGAFLRKTSLDELPQLINILKGEMAIIGPRPALWNQDDLADERDKYGANDVLPGLSGWAQINGRDELPIDVKARLDGQYVENMGPVMDIKCFFGTFVSVIRHEGVVEGGTGAIEKAKQELEEEDK, encoded by the coding sequence ATGTATATAAAAGTAAAAAGACTTATTGATTTTATACTAGCGCTCATTGCCCTAATCATACTTTCTCCTCTATTTTTATTGATAGCACTCTGGATAAAACTGGACTCAAAAGGCCCAGTTTTCTTTAAACAAAAGCGCATTGGTAAAAATAGAGATTTTTTTTATATTTACAAGTTTCGTTCCATGCTATCGGAAACACCGGCCGATATGCCTACCCATTTATTAAAGGATCCAGCAGCCTTTATCACTAAATCAGGAGCCTTCTTGAGAAAGACTAGTCTGGATGAACTCCCCCAGCTAATTAATATCTTAAAAGGGGAGATGGCTATTATTGGTCCTCGTCCAGCTCTATGGAATCAGGATGACCTGGCTGATGAGAGGGATAAATACGGGGCCAATGATGTTCTTCCCGGTTTAAGTGGCTGGGCGCAAATTAATGGTCGTGATGAACTTCCTATTGATGTGAAAGCACGCTTAGATGGGCAGTATGTGGAGAATATGGGGCCAGTCATGGATATCAAGTGCTTCTTTGGGACGTTTGTTAGTGTTATTCGTCATGAAGGCGTCGTTGAAGGTGGCACCGGAGCTATCGAAAAGGCCAAGCAGGAGTTGGAGGAAGAAGATAAATGA
- a CDS encoding glycosyltransferase family 2 protein: MQPLVSVIMPVYNVEEYLEDAILSVFNQTYQNIEIILINDGSTDASLSIAEKLKEESEFQFLIHSQANGGLSNARNTGLKLAKGDYIYFFDSDDLIEKEMIKTLVNSMEELSLDAIRFNAESFFDQNFNKENYSETLYNSDELKENYIYSTSEFFESQKIIPSSVCIYLFQSDLFKNNNLHFLEGIIHEDELFTPIVLSHASRLMFVNEPFFKRRYRNDSIMTRAKSSRQHAIGYLTVVKELHKYANENSLDKEVNKYFLNTINRLGSMIFGSSKLTFKENMYLMKIGIKPVNSILKKIKSKF, translated from the coding sequence ATGCAGCCTTTAGTTTCAGTTATCATGCCAGTATATAATGTAGAAGAATATTTAGAGGATGCTATACTCTCTGTTTTTAATCAAACCTATCAAAATATTGAAATAATATTGATTAATGATGGGAGTACTGACGCTTCTCTGTCAATTGCAGAGAAGCTGAAAGAAGAAAGTGAATTTCAATTTCTTATTCATTCACAGGCTAATGGTGGACTATCGAATGCACGAAATACTGGTTTAAAGTTAGCTAAAGGAGATTATATATACTTTTTTGATAGTGATGATTTGATTGAAAAAGAGATGATAAAAACGTTAGTAAATAGTATGGAAGAGCTTAGCTTAGATGCTATTCGCTTTAATGCAGAAAGTTTTTTTGATCAAAATTTTAATAAAGAAAATTATAGTGAAACTTTGTATAACTCTGATGAACTTAAGGAGAATTATATCTACAGTACAAGTGAATTTTTTGAGTCACAAAAGATTATTCCATCATCTGTATGCATCTATCTTTTTCAATCAGATTTATTTAAAAATAATAACTTACACTTTTTAGAAGGCATTATACATGAGGATGAATTATTTACTCCAATTGTCTTATCCCATGCTAGTCGTTTAATGTTTGTAAATGAACCTTTTTTTAAAAGAAGATATCGTAATGATTCTATTATGACTAGGGCTAAGTCATCCAGACAGCATGCTATAGGGTATCTTACTGTGGTAAAAGAGCTTCACAAATATGCAAATGAGAATAGTTTAGATAAAGAAGTTAATAAATATTTTTTAAATACTATTAATCGATTAGGGTCAATGATATTTGGATCTTCTAAATTAACTTTCAAGGAAAATATGTATTTGATGAAAATAGGAATTAAGCCTGTAAATTCTATTTTAAAAAAGATTAAATCAAAATTTTGA
- a CDS encoding polysaccharide biosynthesis protein: MFKDKTLLITGGTGSFGNAVLDQFLKTDLKEIRIFSRDELKQDNMRHKYQQIAPEFSDKLKFYIGDVRDINSIRPAVRGVDYIFHAAALKQVPSCEFFPIEAVKTNVLGTENLLTAAIDAGVKKVICLSTDKAAYPINAMGMSKSLMEKVIVAKSKTVDPEETMICCTRYGNVLASRGSVVPLFIEQMKKGKTLTVTDPTMTRFIMTLEEAVELVLYAFENAESGDIMVQKAPASTIGDLMEATRQLFNPDAPSQIIGIRHGEKMYETLLTNEECAHAVDMGNFYRVPADKRDLNYDKYFKEGDEDRNLLEEFNSNNTILMTVDQVKEKLLTVPLIQEELRKWKEEN; this comes from the coding sequence ATTTTTAAAGATAAAACCCTTTTAATTACAGGCGGTACTGGTTCATTTGGAAATGCGGTTTTAGACCAATTCCTAAAAACGGATTTAAAGGAGATCCGTATATTTTCTCGTGATGAATTAAAACAAGACAATATGCGTCATAAATACCAACAAATTGCACCAGAATTTTCTGACAAATTGAAATTCTACATTGGTGATGTCCGTGATATTAATAGTATCAGACCGGCGGTAAGAGGTGTAGACTATATTTTCCATGCTGCAGCCTTAAAGCAAGTCCCTTCATGTGAATTCTTTCCGATTGAAGCTGTAAAGACAAACGTTCTAGGTACTGAAAATCTTTTAACTGCTGCTATTGACGCAGGTGTAAAAAAAGTTATTTGTTTATCAACTGATAAGGCTGCTTATCCTATTAATGCTATGGGCATGTCTAAGTCCTTGATGGAAAAAGTAATCGTAGCCAAATCAAAAACAGTTGATCCAGAAGAAACCATGATTTGCTGCACTCGCTACGGAAATGTTCTAGCTTCACGAGGTTCAGTCGTACCACTTTTTATTGAACAAATGAAAAAAGGGAAAACTTTAACTGTTACAGACCCAACGATGACACGATTCATTATGACTCTTGAAGAAGCAGTAGAACTAGTACTTTATGCCTTTGAAAATGCTGAATCGGGTGATATCATGGTCCAAAAAGCACCAGCATCAACGATCGGAGACTTAATGGAGGCAACACGGCAACTGTTTAACCCTGATGCTCCTAGTCAAATTATCGGTATTCGTCACGGAGAGAAAATGTATGAAACCCTCTTAACTAATGAAGAGTGCGCCCATGCTGTTGATATGGGGAATTTTTACCGAGTACCTGCTGATAAACGTGATTTGAATTATGATAAATACTTCAAAGAAGGCGATGAAGATCGCAACCTTTTAGAAGAATTTAATTCAAATAACACAATTCTAATGACTGTCGACCAAGTGAAAGAGAAGCTATTAACCGTTCCTCTTATACAAGAAGAATTGCGTAAATGGAAGGAAGAAAATTAG
- a CDS encoding glycosyltransferase family 2 protein → MLVSIIIAAYNEEKNIARMLDCIMNQSYSELEVIIIDDGSTDTTSTICKKYAEKDSRFHYHYKENGGVAAARNLGLKLMTGNLVTFLDGDDYIENNFIEKLNEYFHNKKDIDLAICSYYQNNKLIKFNESIEDREYVLLDIIRPDGSKGYLWNKLFSTHIIRENEIEFDEKIKVTSDLPFVVEYVLNCNRIKYLSKPLINYSINEGSISNNLYNKKILTQIYSSQLCIDLLKRENIDNSIVQKYIESYFRMLTGTILKKKFNTTLDELLYLKDSLYKYEFTNIEHKITRLKFFLAKNKVNYEIKLSKLKG, encoded by the coding sequence ATGCTAGTTTCAATTATAATAGCAGCATATAATGAAGAAAAAAATATTGCTCGAATGTTAGACTGCATCATGAACCAATCGTATAGTGAGTTAGAAGTGATTATTATTGATGATGGCTCAACGGATACTACAAGTACAATTTGTAAAAAATATGCAGAAAAAGATTCAAGATTCCACTATCATTATAAAGAAAATGGTGGAGTTGCAGCAGCTAGAAATTTAGGATTAAAACTTATGACGGGGAATCTTGTAACTTTCCTTGATGGTGACGACTACATAGAAAATAATTTTATTGAAAAACTAAATGAGTATTTTCATAATAAAAAAGATATTGACTTGGCGATTTGTAGTTATTATCAAAATAATAAACTTATTAAATTTAATGAAAGTATTGAAGATAGGGAATATGTATTGTTGGATATTATACGACCAGATGGAAGTAAAGGCTATTTATGGAACAAATTATTTTCAACACATATTATTAGAGAAAATGAAATAGAATTCGATGAAAAAATTAAAGTGACAAGTGACTTACCTTTTGTTGTTGAGTATGTTTTAAATTGTAATCGAATTAAATATTTATCGAAGCCATTGATTAATTATTCAATAAATGAAGGTTCTATCTCTAACAATTTATATAATAAAAAAATTCTTACTCAAATCTATTCGTCACAGTTATGTATTGACTTGCTGAAGAGAGAAAATATTGATAATTCTATAGTACAAAAATACATAGAATCTTATTTTAGGATGTTAACAGGAACAATACTGAAGAAGAAATTTAATACAACATTAGATGAGTTGTTATATTTAAAAGACTCTTTGTATAAATATGAATTTACTAATATTGAACATAAAATTACTAGATTGAAGTTCTTTTTAGCAAAAAATAAAGTTAACTATGAAATCAAATTATCAAAATTGAAAGGATAG
- a CDS encoding glycosyltransferase family 4 protein, producing MVKKILIISQYFYPEDFRINDIAVELANRGYDVKVLTGIPNYPEGKFYKGYNYRSNRREFYKGVEIIRIPLISRGKSSVRLALNYMSFVASGYHFARTTKLKPDVIFTYEVSPMTQALIGPWLAKRLNIKSYLYVLDLWPENLEVAAGIKNPPIIGAVKKMVTYIYKNTDIIMASSKSFVKSIQNDYPIDSNKVKYWPQYAEEIYYTLDKSEDKYEWVRNSDQLTIGFTGNIGYAQGLQILPKVASELRQEGEKVLFVIVGDGRAKEDLLNRITQLGVREYFQFIERQPSSKISGILAEVDIAFLSFDQHPIYSKTIPAKMQTYMACGKPLLVSASGEVEDIIHESQAGLTCKAGDYKQLTKLIKEFINMDKNKLKKMSINSRNYFEKYFSKELLMDQFEKLINER from the coding sequence ATGGTAAAAAAGATACTAATAATTAGTCAGTACTTTTATCCCGAAGATTTTAGAATTAATGATATAGCTGTAGAACTCGCTAATAGAGGGTATGATGTGAAAGTTCTAACGGGTATTCCAAATTATCCAGAGGGAAAATTTTATAAGGGATATAATTATCGTTCAAACCGGAGAGAATTTTATAAAGGTGTTGAAATTATTAGAATTCCTTTAATATCACGTGGGAAATCTTCAGTAAGGCTAGCATTGAATTATATGTCCTTTGTAGCATCAGGTTATCATTTTGCCCGGACAACAAAGCTTAAACCTGACGTGATTTTCACCTATGAGGTAAGTCCAATGACTCAAGCATTAATCGGACCTTGGTTAGCTAAGCGATTGAACATTAAATCTTACCTCTATGTATTAGATTTATGGCCTGAAAATTTAGAAGTCGCGGCTGGGATAAAGAATCCTCCAATTATTGGTGCTGTAAAGAAAATGGTTACTTATATTTATAAAAATACAGATATTATAATGGCTTCTTCTAAAAGTTTTGTGAAATCTATTCAAAATGATTACCCTATTGATTCAAATAAGGTCAAATACTGGCCTCAATATGCTGAAGAGATTTACTATACCTTGGATAAATCTGAAGATAAATATGAATGGGTAAGAAATAGTGATCAATTGACAATAGGTTTTACTGGAAATATTGGCTATGCACAGGGCTTGCAGATCTTACCAAAAGTAGCCAGTGAGTTGAGGCAAGAAGGAGAAAAAGTCCTTTTTGTTATTGTAGGTGACGGAAGAGCAAAAGAGGATTTATTAAATAGAATAACTCAACTAGGAGTTAGAGAATATTTTCAATTTATCGAACGGCAGCCTTCCAGCAAAATATCTGGTATCTTAGCTGAGGTTGATATCGCTTTTCTTAGTTTTGACCAACACCCTATCTATAGCAAAACTATTCCAGCTAAGATGCAGACCTACATGGCTTGTGGTAAGCCATTACTAGTTAGTGCTAGCGGTGAAGTTGAAGATATAATTCATGAGAGTCAAGCAGGGTTAACCTGTAAAGCGGGAGATTATAAACAGCTTACTAAATTAATCAAAGAATTTATTAACATGGACAAGAATAAATTGAAAAAAATGTCAATTAATTCACGTAATTATTTTGAAAAGTACTTTTCTAAGGAATTATTGATGGATCAATTTGAAAAATTAATCAATGAAAGGTAG
- a CDS encoding EpsG family protein: MTIYEWIFLLITLYAIVCSFIPDDKISRLLFTTFSSLHLFIIQGLRGTHVGGDLPGYQTFYQVTTNFSDVINGKFEIGYNFINYIFNILQINFQTFIGIISFFVILIFSIYIYKYSYNLFISYGLYLFFGLYDFGFSGLRQIIAMSILLISFKFLIEKDFKKFLIFTTLATLIHTTAISFFIAYPLINSNFIQKIYNKFFVVILPFIIYFGGLIVYQVLKWFQPLLLVKFNLIYSEGFGMDEVFIILIYLSGILLPLFNKKIKKDRLYISLQLLSSITLGIQLLSPYSYYFTRFNLYYYQFMVIFVPYIFEGYARYIMGKNKFVYLFLRYSALLIFFFAIVFFYHGYIQTNPHKIVPYSFF; encoded by the coding sequence GTGACGATATACGAGTGGATTTTTTTACTTATTACATTATATGCGATTGTCTGTAGTTTTATCCCTGATGACAAAATAAGTAGACTGCTCTTTACCACATTTAGTTCATTACATTTGTTTATCATCCAAGGGTTGAGAGGCACACATGTAGGTGGAGATTTACCAGGATACCAAACCTTTTATCAGGTAACTACTAATTTTTCAGATGTAATTAATGGGAAATTCGAGATTGGATATAATTTCATAAATTATATTTTTAATATTTTACAGATTAATTTCCAGACCTTTATAGGAATAATTTCATTTTTTGTTATTTTAATCTTTTCAATATATATATATAAGTACTCATATAATTTGTTCATTTCATATGGATTATATTTATTTTTTGGATTGTATGATTTTGGTTTCAGTGGGTTGAGGCAAATCATTGCAATGAGTATCTTACTTATTTCTTTTAAATTTTTAATTGAAAAAGATTTTAAAAAGTTCCTTATTTTTACTACATTGGCAACGTTAATTCACACAACAGCTATTAGCTTTTTTATCGCATATCCCTTAATTAATTCGAATTTTATACAAAAAATATATAATAAATTTTTTGTTGTGATTTTACCTTTTATTATATACTTTGGCGGATTAATCGTTTATCAGGTACTTAAATGGTTCCAGCCCCTATTACTTGTGAAATTTAATTTAATCTACAGTGAAGGATTTGGAATGGATGAAGTATTTATCATATTAATATATTTATCTGGTATATTACTACCACTCTTTAATAAAAAGATAAAAAAAGATAGACTGTATATTTCTTTACAATTATTATCTTCTATAACTCTTGGCATCCAACTTTTATCTCCATATTCATATTATTTTACAAGGTTTAATTTATACTATTATCAATTTATGGTTATATTTGTTCCTTACATATTTGAAGGTTATGCAAGGTATATTATGGGGAAAAATAAGTTTGTTTATTTGTTTTTAAGGTATTCAGCACTTCTTATATTCTTTTTTGCCATAGTATTCTTTTATCATGGGTATATCCAAACAAATCCTCATAAAATTGTGCCATATTCTTTCTTTTAG